One window from the genome of Eucalyptus grandis isolate ANBG69807.140 chromosome 7, ASM1654582v1, whole genome shotgun sequence encodes:
- the LOC104453211 gene encoding probable carboxylesterase 12, with product MQKLNTNFGSTLFLLILYSELASILLQNSMETELLYDMSPYARIYKDGRVERFVGTETVPPSLDEKTSVQSKDVAISSDSAVSARLYIPKAATDSFQKLPVLVYFHGGGFIIETAWSPAYHNYLNALVAEANIIAVSVNYRRAPEHPLPAAYDDSWTTLKWVASHSTGNGPEEWLNSHANLKKVFMAGDSAGGNIVHNMGIRLAEQTLKGIEFLGVIMVHPYFWGDKPLPLETTEPEKRSVVEKLWCAANPTTTACDHPLINPAMDPRLSGLAFNRILICVAEKDIFRQRGWHYKEVLSERGWSGFVEVTEAPGEDHVFHLINPSCDNAVKMMKKLASFMNEEDK from the exons ATGCAAAAACTCAATACAAACTTCGGATCaactctctttcttctcatcCTTTATAGTGAACTCGCTTCTATTTTGCTTCAAAACTCCATGGAAACAGAACTGCTCTATGATATGTCGCCGTACGCAAGGATTTACAAGGATGGCCGAGTGGAGAGATTTGTAGGCACGGAAACCGTCCCTCCATCGCTTGACGAGAAAACCAGCGTTCAGTCAAAAGATGTTGCCATTTCATCAGACTCCGCTGTCTCCGCAAGACTTTACATCCCGAAAGCTGCGACCGATTCTTTCCAAAAGCTTCCTGTGCTCGTATACTTTCATGGAGGAGGCTTCATAATTGAAACAGCGTGGTCACCGGCTTACCACAACTATCTCAATGCCCTAGTTGCGGAGGCTAACATCATCGCTGTCTCCGTTAATTATAGAAGGGCACCAGAGCATCCGCTTCCGGCAGCTTACGATGATTCGTGGACTACCCTAAAATGGGTGGCCTCTCATTCTACCGGAAACGGCCCCGAGGAGTGGTTGAATTCTCATGCCAATCTCAAGAAG GTGTTTATGGCTGGAGATAGCGCTGGCGGTAACATAGTTCACAACATGGGCATCCGATTGGCAGAGCAAACTCTGAAAGGAATTGAATTTCTGGGAGTTATTATGGTGCATCCTTACTTCTGGGGCGACAAACCATTACCTTTGGAGACCACCGAACCTGAGAAGAGGTCCGTGGTGGAGAAACTCTGGTGTGCGGCGAACCCAACGACCACCGCATGTGACCACCCTCTGATAAACCCAGCGATGGACCCTAGGCTGTCGGGTTTGGCTTTCAATAGGATCCTAATTTGTGTTGCTGAAAAGGATATCTTCAGACAAAGGGGTTGGCACTACAAGGAGGTGTTGAGTGAGAGAGGATGGAGTGGATTTGTGGAAGTGACGGAAGCACCGGGGGAGGATCATGTGTTTCATTTGATCAATCCCAGCTGTGATAATGCtgtgaagatgatgaagaaattgGCCTCCTTCATGAATGAGGAGGACAaatag